The window TAAGGCCAGTATTTCCTCCGTGCAGCGAAAATTGCGCATAGGCTACAACCGCGCTGCGCGGCTAATTGAAGATATGGAAATGGCGGGTGTTGTAACTCCAATGAGTTCGAACGGCAGCCGTGAAGTCCTTGCTCCACCACCACCCAAGTAGGTAATTATGGCGTTAAAAAATACATTTTTTACTGCGGCTGTTCTGTTAAGTGGGTTGTTTTGCTCCGTATCCTGGGCGGATGATGTGGATGACTTAAGTGCTAAATTGCGAGCACTGAACACGTTTTCCGCGCACTTTGAGCAACGATTGCTGGACGATTCGGGGGCTGAGCTGCAAAAAACGGAAGGGCAGGTGAAAGTAAGTAACCCTGGCCGTTTTTTCTGGCAGGTCGAACCGCCATTTGAGCAAACCGTAGTGACCGATGGCGAGCAGCTGTGGGTGTACGACCCGGATATGGAGCAGGTGACCGTTTATTCCAAGCAGCAATTGGCATCGACACCTGCACAATTATTGAGCGGTGATTTTGCCGAATTGGCAAAAACTTACGCTATCACAGCATCGATGAACAAAGGCGCGCTCACCTATCGCATGGCGCCAAAAGATGAACAAACCAGTAATTTTGCCGGGCTGGAGTTTATCTTCGACAAAAAAGACCGGCTTGAAGGCATGATCCT of the Teredinibacter turnerae T7901 genome contains:
- the lolA gene encoding outer membrane lipoprotein chaperone LolA, with product MALKNTFFTAAVLLSGLFCSVSWADDVDDLSAKLRALNTFSAHFEQRLLDDSGAELQKTEGQVKVSNPGRFFWQVEPPFEQTVVTDGEQLWVYDPDMEQVTVYSKQQLASTPAQLLSGDFAELAKTYAITASMNKGALTYRMAPKDEQTSNFAGLEFIFDKKDRLEGMILEDKLGQRTVVTFSKRQLNKPIDASIFSFKPPAGTDVIHSGS